One Bradyrhizobium sp. CCGB12 genomic window carries:
- a CDS encoding ABC transporter substrate-binding protein, whose translation MSNIDRRSLVKGSLAAMMAGAAISRAAFAQSSEPILLGVSGPLTGPNAQYGTQWKQGFDLALDEIQAAGGINGRKLAYQFEDSQSDPRQSVAIAQKFVSDPRIVMELGDFSSPASMAASPIYQRGGLVQFGFTNSHPDFTKGGDFMWSTSVSQADEQPLLASYAVRRLGLKKLAVLHLNTDWGRTSRDYFVNAAKEYGAEIAITEGYIAEERDFRSTLVRVRDANPDGLILISYYSDGALIARQARQVGLKQVICAASSVYSPKFLELGGDAVEDVHVGTRYFPEDPRPEVQKFIAGFKKKYNGLEPDAFNAYAYDAMNMAAAVVRIGGADRKAIRDAFTKVKDVPSVIFGAATFDVATRRVKGAMNAELVVRKGQFALWDGKPT comes from the coding sequence ATGAGCAACATTGATCGTCGGTCCCTGGTCAAGGGCTCGCTTGCCGCCATGATGGCGGGAGCCGCCATCTCGCGAGCTGCGTTTGCGCAATCCTCTGAGCCGATCCTGCTCGGCGTCAGCGGTCCCCTCACGGGACCGAATGCGCAATATGGCACACAATGGAAGCAGGGTTTCGATCTCGCACTCGACGAGATCCAGGCCGCCGGCGGCATCAACGGCCGCAAGCTCGCCTACCAATTCGAGGACAGTCAGAGCGATCCGCGCCAGTCGGTGGCGATCGCCCAGAAATTCGTCTCCGATCCCCGCATCGTCATGGAGCTCGGCGATTTCTCGAGTCCCGCCTCGATGGCGGCCTCGCCGATCTATCAGCGCGGCGGCCTCGTGCAGTTCGGCTTCACCAATTCGCACCCCGATTTCACCAAGGGCGGCGACTTCATGTGGAGCACGTCGGTCAGCCAGGCCGACGAGCAGCCGCTGCTGGCATCCTATGCCGTGAGGCGCCTCGGCCTGAAGAAGCTCGCGGTGCTGCACCTCAACACCGACTGGGGCCGTACCAGCCGCGACTATTTCGTCAACGCGGCGAAGGAATATGGCGCGGAGATCGCGATCACCGAAGGCTACATCGCGGAGGAGCGCGACTTCCGCTCCACGCTGGTGCGCGTCCGCGACGCCAATCCGGACGGCCTGATCCTGATCTCCTATTACTCCGACGGCGCGCTGATCGCGCGCCAGGCCCGTCAGGTCGGCCTCAAGCAAGTGATCTGTGCGGCAAGCTCGGTCTATTCGCCGAAGTTTCTGGAGCTTGGCGGTGACGCGGTCGAAGACGTCCATGTCGGCACGCGCTACTTCCCGGAAGACCCGCGGCCAGAGGTGCAGAAGTTTATTGCCGGCTTCAAGAAGAAGTACAACGGGCTCGAGCCCGACGCCTTCAATGCCTACGCCTATGACGCGATGAACATGGCGGCTGCCGTGGTGAGGATCGGGGGCGCCGACCGCAAGGCGATCCGTGACGCCTTCACCAAGGTCAAGGACGTCCCCAGCGTGATCTTCGGCGCGGCGACGTTCGACGTCGCGACCCGCCGCGTCAAGGGCGCCATGAATGCCGAGCTCGTCGTGCGCAAGGGCCAGTTCGCGCTCTGGGACGGCAAGCCGACCTGA
- a CDS encoding 2-dehydropantoate 2-reductase N-terminal domain-containing protein produces the protein MARNILILGASYGSLLGTKLLMAGHNVTLVCRAKTAELINRDGTEVRIKLRDEAVHRAIFSRHLPGKLDAVTPGDVDVSRYDLVGLAMQEPQYTNHTVRVLMVKIAAAKLPCLSIMNMPPLPYLKRIPALSGMDLEEAYTNAQVWERFEPGLVTLCSPDPQAFRPPEEAANVLHVGLPTNFKASVFADEKHNKVLRELEADIDAVTLDGLDVPVKLKVFSSLFVPLAKWSMLLTGNYRCITPHEPQSIRDAVHGDLKRSQTIYDHVDAIARRLGADPQDQVPFAKYAKAAESLLKPSSAARAVASGAPFIERVDLLVKLISHQLGVPNAEIDRTVDTVDQKLNEKIVQGGSGAQ, from the coding sequence ATGGCGCGCAACATATTGATTCTTGGAGCTTCTTACGGCTCCCTGCTCGGCACGAAGCTGCTGATGGCGGGCCATAACGTGACCCTGGTCTGCCGCGCCAAGACCGCCGAGCTGATCAACCGCGACGGTACCGAAGTGCGCATCAAGTTGCGTGACGAGGCCGTCCACCGCGCCATCTTCTCGCGCCACCTGCCCGGCAAGCTCGACGCCGTGACGCCGGGTGATGTCGACGTCTCCCGTTACGACCTGGTCGGCCTTGCGATGCAGGAGCCGCAATACACCAACCACACCGTCCGCGTTCTCATGGTCAAGATCGCCGCGGCGAAGCTGCCGTGCCTGTCGATCATGAACATGCCGCCGCTGCCTTATCTGAAGCGGATTCCGGCGCTTTCAGGCATGGATCTCGAGGAAGCCTACACCAATGCGCAGGTGTGGGAGCGGTTCGAGCCGGGGCTGGTGACGCTCTGCTCGCCCGATCCGCAAGCCTTCCGTCCGCCGGAAGAAGCCGCCAACGTGCTTCATGTCGGCCTGCCCACCAACTTCAAGGCGTCGGTCTTCGCCGACGAGAAGCACAACAAGGTGCTGCGCGAGCTCGAAGCCGACATCGACGCGGTGACGCTCGACGGCCTCGACGTGCCGGTGAAGCTGAAAGTGTTCTCGTCGCTGTTCGTGCCGCTGGCGAAATGGTCGATGCTGCTCACCGGCAACTACCGCTGCATCACGCCGCACGAGCCGCAATCCATCCGCGACGCCGTGCATGGCGATCTCAAGCGCTCACAGACGATCTACGACCATGTCGATGCGATCGCCCGCCGCCTCGGCGCCGATCCGCAGGACCAGGTGCCGTTCGCGAAATATGCCAAGGCCGCGGAAAGCCTGCTCAAGCCGTCATCGGCGGCGCGCGCGGTTGCGAGCGGTGCGCCCTTCATCGAGCGTGTCGACCTCCTGGTGAAGCTGATCTCGCACCAGCTCGGCGTGCCCAACGCCGAAATCGACCGCACGGTCGACACCGTGGACCAGAAGCTGAACGAGAAGATCGTGCAGGGCGGATCGGGCGCGCAGTAG
- a CDS encoding ABC transporter ATP-binding protein: MTNASGEPLLALSGVNTFYGQAQVHFDLSISVARGHIVCLLGGNASGKSTTMKIILGLVKPRSGEVTFDGASLIGLSTPQIVRRGIASVPEARRLFADMSVRENILMGAFVRNDREAVAQDLDKMLSLFPRLGQRLSQRAGSLSGGEQQMVAMARALMSRPRMIVMDEPTMGLSPLYVDRVLELIRTINQDGVSVFMVEQNASLALEIAHEAYVLQTGKIVLSGPARTLKDDPRVRDAYLGGSEAA, translated from the coding sequence ATGACGAACGCTTCTGGCGAACCGCTGCTCGCGCTTTCGGGCGTCAACACCTTCTATGGCCAGGCCCAGGTGCATTTCGACCTGTCGATATCGGTCGCGCGCGGTCACATCGTCTGCCTGCTCGGCGGCAATGCCAGCGGCAAGTCGACGACCATGAAGATCATCCTTGGCCTCGTGAAACCGCGCTCGGGCGAGGTGACGTTCGATGGCGCCTCGTTGATCGGCCTTTCCACGCCGCAGATCGTTCGCCGCGGCATCGCCTCGGTGCCGGAGGCGCGGCGGCTGTTCGCGGACATGAGCGTCCGCGAGAACATCCTGATGGGCGCCTTCGTGCGCAACGATCGCGAGGCGGTGGCGCAGGATCTCGATAAGATGCTCTCGCTGTTCCCAAGACTCGGCCAGCGGCTGTCGCAGCGCGCCGGCTCGCTCTCAGGCGGCGAGCAGCAGATGGTGGCGATGGCGCGCGCACTGATGAGCCGGCCCCGCATGATCGTGATGGACGAGCCGACCATGGGCCTGTCGCCGCTCTATGTCGACCGCGTGCTCGAACTGATCCGCACCATCAACCAGGACGGCGTCTCGGTGTTCATGGTCGAGCAGAATGCCAGCCTCGCGCTCGAGATCGCGCATGAAGCCTATGTGCTCCAGACCGGCAAGATCGTGCTGTCAGGCCCGGCGCGGACCCTGAAGGACGATCCCCGCGTCCGCGACGCCTATCTCGGCGGTTCCGAGGCGGCTTGA
- a CDS encoding HoxN/HupN/NixA family nickel/cobalt transporter: MVVVTKLSLRAVEPGVVLLFGGLIVANIAAWAWAFAAFGDRPTVMATALLAWVFGLRHAVDADHIAAIDNVVRKLMQAGGAPRSVGLYFALGHSTVVVVATMLLALGVVSFGGDSLLKEIGGLIGTSVSALFLLVIAAINLAIFAGLWRTFRMAREQGIHDAAGLDALLANRGVLARLLGPMFRLVTKPWHMYPLGFLFGLGFDTATEIGLLSISASEAARGASLADVLVFPVLFASGMALVDTADSALMVSAYRWAFVDPLRKLWYNLTITGASVAVALFIGGIEALGLIADRLGLSGGVWAVVDGLNESLANVGFVVIALFAAAWLVSVLLYRRMFAHERPRAPDALVGDATEAV; the protein is encoded by the coding sequence ATGGTTGTCGTGACGAAGTTGTCTTTGCGGGCGGTCGAGCCCGGCGTGGTGCTGCTGTTCGGCGGGCTCATCGTCGCCAACATCGCCGCATGGGCCTGGGCCTTCGCGGCGTTCGGCGACCGGCCGACGGTGATGGCGACCGCGCTGCTCGCCTGGGTGTTTGGCCTCCGCCACGCCGTCGATGCCGATCACATCGCGGCCATCGACAATGTCGTGCGCAAGCTGATGCAGGCGGGCGGTGCGCCGCGCAGCGTTGGGCTCTATTTCGCGCTCGGTCATTCCACCGTGGTCGTGGTTGCGACCATGCTGCTCGCGCTCGGTGTCGTCAGTTTTGGCGGCGACAGCCTGCTCAAGGAGATCGGCGGGCTGATCGGCACGTCGGTCTCGGCGCTGTTCCTGCTGGTGATCGCGGCCATCAATCTCGCCATCTTCGCCGGCCTGTGGCGGACGTTCCGCATGGCGCGCGAGCAAGGCATTCACGACGCCGCAGGCCTCGATGCGCTCCTCGCCAATCGCGGCGTCCTGGCGCGGCTGCTTGGCCCGATGTTCCGCCTGGTGACGAAGCCGTGGCACATGTATCCGCTCGGCTTCCTGTTCGGCCTTGGCTTCGACACCGCGACCGAGATCGGCCTGCTCAGCATCTCCGCCAGCGAGGCCGCGCGCGGCGCCTCGCTCGCCGATGTCCTGGTCTTCCCGGTGCTGTTCGCTTCGGGCATGGCGCTGGTCGATACCGCCGACTCCGCGCTGATGGTTAGCGCCTATCGCTGGGCCTTCGTCGATCCCCTGCGAAAGCTCTGGTACAACCTCACGATCACGGGCGCTTCGGTCGCGGTTGCGCTGTTCATCGGCGGCATCGAGGCGCTCGGGCTAATCGCCGACCGTCTCGGCCTCTCCGGCGGCGTGTGGGCGGTGGTCGACGGCCTCAACGAGTCACTGGCGAATGTCGGCTTCGTCGTGATCGCGCTGTTCGCCGCGGCCTGGCTCGTCTCCGTCCTGCTCTATCGTCGCATGTTCGCACATGAGCGGCCGCGCGCGCCGGATGCGCTCGTAGGCGATGCCACCGAGGCGGTGTGA
- a CDS encoding ABC transporter permease translates to MSSWLDYTINGLIVGNVYALVAVGLALIFGVSRLINFAQGSIYLVGAYIGWVAVVQLHTPLPLTIIVVAVAAAIVGLIIERFGLRPLQNSVRIAPLLATIGISFVLDQLVMLTFSPNPRALPSQLPDVRFQVGGGTIGPLDLLIAGVGLTSALLLFVFLRYTKLGWAVRATAQDRDAAMQMGVDVNRVNQAVFGIAAALGGVSGLLVGMYYNQIDTAMSLQATLKGVVAEVVGGAGNVPGAVIGSLLLGLVESYGVAVFGTSYRNLFAFLLLVVVLVLRPNGLFASARQAPPEPLTGTFIAPSRPVRIPRWALLVAAGIFAILPFFPVSFYVLQTLINAWLLGMLALSLTLVAGTVGQVSLGHAALLAIGAYTSALLSLTLNVPVGLAIIGGGLMSAALGTLLISPSFRLRGHYVSIATLAIGEIVSLVILNWESVTRGPIGISGIPPLSLFGYDLISPNSIYWFSFAVMVVLALLQGRLLTSHLGRSFRAIRDDDIAARAYGVSLNRYKSLAFIFGGFAAGVSGGIAAHLYSYINHETFNTQQSILALTVVILGGLGNVVGAIVGAVALVGLPEVFRIAAEYRILIYGIVLLLLVRFRPQGLLGTM, encoded by the coding sequence GTGTCTTCCTGGCTCGACTACACGATCAACGGGCTGATCGTCGGCAATGTCTACGCCCTCGTTGCGGTCGGGCTTGCGCTGATCTTCGGCGTCAGCCGGCTGATCAACTTCGCGCAAGGCTCGATTTATCTGGTCGGCGCCTATATCGGCTGGGTCGCAGTGGTGCAGCTGCATACACCGCTGCCGCTCACCATCATCGTGGTCGCAGTCGCTGCAGCCATCGTCGGGCTCATCATCGAGCGTTTCGGCCTGCGTCCGCTCCAGAACTCGGTGCGCATCGCGCCGCTGCTCGCGACCATCGGTATCAGCTTCGTGCTCGATCAGCTGGTGATGCTGACCTTCTCGCCCAATCCGCGCGCGCTGCCGAGCCAGCTGCCGGATGTGCGCTTTCAGGTCGGTGGCGGCACGATCGGGCCTCTTGACTTGCTCATCGCCGGTGTCGGCCTCACCAGCGCGCTGCTGCTGTTCGTGTTCCTGCGTTACACCAAGCTTGGCTGGGCGGTGCGCGCCACGGCGCAGGACCGCGACGCCGCCATGCAGATGGGCGTCGATGTCAACCGCGTCAATCAAGCCGTGTTCGGCATTGCCGCCGCGCTCGGCGGCGTCTCTGGTTTGCTGGTCGGCATGTACTACAACCAGATCGACACCGCGATGAGCCTGCAGGCGACGCTCAAGGGCGTCGTCGCGGAAGTCGTCGGTGGCGCCGGCAACGTGCCTGGTGCCGTCATCGGTAGTCTGTTGCTGGGACTGGTCGAGAGCTACGGCGTCGCGGTATTCGGCACCAGCTATCGCAATCTGTTCGCCTTCCTGCTGCTGGTCGTCGTGCTCGTGCTGCGGCCGAATGGCCTGTTCGCCAGCGCACGGCAGGCGCCGCCCGAGCCGCTCACCGGCACTTTTATTGCGCCGAGCCGTCCGGTGCGTATTCCGCGCTGGGCCTTGCTGGTCGCGGCCGGCATCTTCGCGATTTTGCCGTTCTTCCCGGTGTCCTTCTACGTGCTCCAGACCCTGATCAATGCCTGGCTGCTCGGCATGCTTGCGCTGAGCCTCACGCTGGTGGCGGGCACAGTCGGCCAGGTCTCACTCGGACACGCGGCATTGCTCGCGATCGGCGCCTATACGTCAGCGCTGCTGTCGCTGACGCTCAACGTCCCGGTCGGCCTCGCCATCATCGGCGGTGGCCTGATGAGCGCCGCGCTCGGCACGCTGTTGATCTCGCCGTCGTTCCGCCTGCGGGGGCACTATGTCTCGATCGCGACGCTCGCGATCGGCGAGATCGTGTCGCTGGTGATTTTGAACTGGGAAAGCGTCACGCGCGGCCCCATCGGCATCTCCGGCATCCCGCCGCTGTCGCTGTTCGGCTATGATTTGATCAGCCCGAATTCGATCTACTGGTTCAGCTTTGCCGTGATGGTCGTGCTGGCGCTGCTGCAGGGGCGGCTGCTCACTTCGCATCTCGGCCGGAGCTTTCGCGCCATCCGCGACGACGACATCGCCGCGCGCGCCTATGGCGTCAGCCTCAACCGCTACAAGTCGCTCGCCTTCATCTTCGGCGGGTTTGCCGCCGGCGTCAGCGGCGGCATTGCCGCGCATCTCTATTCCTACATCAACCACGAGACCTTCAACACGCAGCAATCGATCCTGGCGCTGACGGTCGTGATCCTCGGCGGCCTTGGCAATGTCGTCGGCGCCATCGTCGGCGCGGTCGCACTGGTTGGACTGCCGGAAGTTTTCCGGATCGCGGCGGAGTACCGCATCCTGATCTACGGCATCGTGCTGCTGCTGCTCGTGCGGTTCAGGCCGCAAGGCCTGCTGGGGACGATGTGA
- a CDS encoding ATP-binding protein — MTVAIEMGQTTAGAVAAMDLEELLATRLLVQGNSGSGKSHLLRRLLEQSAPWVQQTIIDPEGDFVTLAERFGHLVIEGEDHTERGLQVAGERARLHRVSTVLNLEGLDAENQMRRAAAFLGGLFDVDRDHWYPMLVVVDEAQLFAPAVAGEVSDEARKLSLGAMTNLMCRGRKRGLAGIIATQRLAKLAKNVAAEASNFLMGRTFLDIDMARAADLLGMERRQAEAFRDLERGQFMALGPALSRRPLRLNIGPTDTSPRNSTPRLMPLPEATLEDARAVILAAPPPDASRPQRRPAPDLLEQLRAAKAAATPEIRPEVVEVPVSAEELAERRERVDRTLRAVLAEPDAGFRAIGVLYQEFVVRCRIEGLGAAVPDLNEFRRMLTHARAGVGTELAEDDAWQDVSLRASILPDDMQGVFMMIARAAKEGWPCPGDAAIARAYGSHSLRRAQRLLSYMEEQGLIVVQLDGGGRRIVTLVELAWATAPGDPNGDDVPAEPAQSAAAL; from the coding sequence ATGACGGTTGCGATCGAGATGGGGCAGACCACGGCAGGCGCCGTGGCGGCCATGGACCTCGAGGAACTGCTGGCGACCCGCCTCCTGGTGCAGGGCAATTCGGGCTCCGGCAAGTCGCATCTGCTCAGGCGGCTGCTGGAACAGAGCGCGCCCTGGGTGCAGCAGACCATCATCGATCCTGAAGGCGATTTCGTCACGCTCGCCGAGCGCTTCGGCCATCTGGTGATCGAGGGCGAGGATCACACCGAGCGCGGCCTTCAGGTCGCCGGCGAGCGCGCGCGGCTGCATCGCGTCTCCACGGTGCTCAATCTCGAAGGCCTCGACGCCGAGAACCAGATGCGACGCGCCGCGGCCTTCCTCGGCGGCCTGTTCGACGTCGATCGCGACCATTGGTACCCGATGCTGGTGGTCGTCGACGAGGCGCAGCTGTTCGCGCCGGCGGTGGCGGGCGAAGTCTCGGACGAAGCGCGAAAACTTTCGCTCGGCGCGATGACCAATCTGATGTGCCGCGGCCGCAAGCGTGGCCTCGCCGGCATCATCGCGACCCAGCGGCTGGCGAAGCTCGCCAAGAACGTCGCGGCGGAAGCTTCCAACTTCCTGATGGGCCGGACCTTCCTCGACATCGACATGGCGCGCGCCGCCGATCTGCTCGGCATGGAGCGGCGGCAGGCCGAAGCCTTTCGCGATCTCGAGCGCGGACAATTCATGGCGCTGGGACCCGCGCTGTCGCGCCGTCCGCTGCGCTTGAACATCGGACCGACCGACACGAGCCCGCGCAATTCCACGCCGCGGCTGATGCCGCTTCCGGAAGCGACGCTGGAGGATGCGCGCGCCGTGATCCTGGCCGCGCCGCCGCCCGATGCCAGCCGGCCGCAGCGCCGGCCGGCGCCGGATCTGCTTGAGCAGCTCCGCGCGGCGAAGGCGGCCGCTACGCCGGAGATCCGGCCTGAAGTGGTCGAGGTGCCGGTCAGTGCCGAGGAGCTCGCGGAGCGGCGCGAGCGCGTCGATCGCACCCTTCGTGCCGTGCTCGCCGAGCCCGATGCCGGCTTTCGCGCCATCGGCGTGCTCTACCAGGAATTCGTGGTCCGCTGCCGCATCGAGGGGCTCGGCGCGGCGGTGCCCGATCTCAATGAATTCCGCCGCATGTTGACTCATGCGCGTGCCGGGGTCGGCACGGAGCTTGCCGAAGACGACGCCTGGCAGGACGTGTCGCTGCGCGCCTCGATCCTGCCCGACGACATGCAGGGCGTGTTCATGATGATCGCGCGCGCCGCCAAGGAAGGCTGGCCGTGTCCCGGCGACGCTGCAATCGCGCGCGCCTATGGCTCACATTCGCTGCGCCGCGCGCAGCGGCTGCTCAGCTATATGGAAGAGCAGGGCCTGATCGTCGTCCAGCTCGACGGCGGCGGCCGCCGCATCGTGACGCTGGTGGAGCTCGCTTGGGCCACCGCGCCGGGCGATCCCAATGGCGACGATGTGCCGGCGGAGCCCGCACAGAGCGCTGCGGCGCTCTGA
- a CDS encoding alkylhydroperoxidase domain protein: protein MSPTVNPPAVFTQDELGWVSWIDPLPETELTERHFAGLVDRARAKSEYFRLLVRDPEVLEARTKTDKDIFYNVADGLPRAERELAAAATSRYNGCIYCASVHARFASTYSKRRDDVQRLLDEGVGADLGARWNAVVKASVALATTPIAFGPDNIAELRRAGLDDAEIVDVINGASFFNWANRLMLSLGEPSK, encoded by the coding sequence ATGAGCCCTACCGTCAATCCTCCCGCCGTATTCACCCAGGACGAGCTCGGCTGGGTATCGTGGATCGATCCGCTGCCCGAGACCGAGCTGACCGAACGGCACTTCGCCGGCCTGGTCGATCGCGCCCGCGCCAAGTCGGAGTATTTCCGCCTCCTGGTGCGCGATCCCGAAGTGCTGGAAGCCCGCACCAAGACCGACAAGGACATCTTCTACAATGTCGCCGACGGCCTGCCTCGCGCCGAGCGCGAGCTCGCGGCGGCTGCGACCTCGCGCTACAACGGCTGCATCTATTGCGCCTCCGTGCATGCGCGCTTCGCCAGCACCTATTCCAAGCGCCGCGACGACGTGCAGCGCCTGCTCGACGAGGGCGTCGGTGCCGATCTCGGCGCGCGCTGGAACGCCGTGGTCAAGGCCTCGGTGGCGTTGGCGACAACGCCAATCGCGTTTGGTCCCGACAATATCGCCGAGCTGCGCCGCGCCGGCCTCGATGATGCCGAGATCGTCGATGTCATCAACGGTGCGTCGTTCTTCAACTGGGCGAACCGGCTGATGCTGTCGCTCGGCGAGCCTTCGAAATAG
- a CDS encoding ABC transporter ATP-binding protein — MAEQHISMLSLRGLTRRFGGLTAVDAIDLDLAKGELISIIGPNGAGKTTLFNLVTGLDRPDAGAVSFEGQDITGLSPERLAAEGIARTFQLGRVFGNLSVMDNVLIGAHTRLRAVRPAVPVIGPLLELGLALLRPASVKAEEERLRAEVKAILARFGERLLPRIDQPAYSLSYANRRRIEIARALALRPRLLLLDEPTAGMNPTETAEMQALIAELKAEGLTILLIEHKLEMVMRLSDRVVVMDEGKKIAEGPGEQVRSDPKVIEAYLGHGLTTEQESAA, encoded by the coding sequence ATGGCGGAGCAGCACATCTCCATGTTGTCCCTGCGCGGGCTGACGCGCCGGTTCGGCGGCCTCACCGCCGTCGATGCCATCGATCTCGATCTCGCCAAGGGCGAGCTGATCAGCATCATCGGTCCGAACGGCGCCGGCAAGACGACGCTGTTCAATCTCGTGACCGGTCTCGACCGGCCCGACGCCGGTGCTGTCAGCTTTGAGGGGCAGGACATCACGGGGCTGTCCCCGGAACGGCTCGCGGCCGAGGGCATCGCGCGCACGTTTCAGCTCGGCCGCGTCTTCGGCAATCTCAGCGTCATGGACAACGTGCTGATCGGCGCGCACACGCGCTTACGCGCCGTGAGGCCGGCCGTGCCGGTGATCGGCCCGCTGCTGGAGCTGGGACTGGCGCTGTTGCGACCGGCTAGCGTCAAGGCGGAGGAGGAGCGGCTGCGCGCGGAGGTAAAGGCCATCCTCGCCCGCTTCGGCGAACGGCTGCTGCCGCGGATCGACCAGCCGGCCTATAGCCTCTCCTATGCCAACCGCCGCCGCATCGAGATCGCGCGTGCGCTCGCCTTGAGGCCGCGCCTGCTTCTGCTCGACGAGCCGACAGCCGGCATGAATCCGACCGAGACCGCAGAGATGCAGGCCCTCATCGCCGAGCTGAAGGCGGAAGGGCTGACCATCCTCCTGATCGAGCACAAGCTTGAGATGGTGATGCGCCTCTCGGACCGCGTCGTCGTCATGGACGAGGGCAAGAAGATCGCGGAAGGGCCGGGCGAACAGGTGCGGAGCGATCCCAAGGTGATCGAGGCCTATCTCGGCCACGGCCTGACGACGGAGCAGGAGAGTGCGGCATGA